A single region of the Changchengzhania lutea genome encodes:
- a CDS encoding FKBP-type peptidyl-prolyl cis-trans isomerase, producing MSLVKENDTVKVHYTGKLSNGQVFDSSLEREPLEITLGQGMLISGFEKGMVNMKVSEKKTINIPVAEAYGEVQKELFHEVKKDQLPKEITPEVGMGLSSKNPDGSEVKFRIAEVNDDHIIVDANHPLAGQELVFDLELIEIK from the coding sequence ATGAGTTTAGTAAAAGAGAATGATACTGTGAAAGTTCATTACACAGGAAAATTAAGCAATGGTCAAGTTTTTGACAGTTCACTCGAAAGAGAACCGTTAGAAATAACATTAGGTCAAGGCATGTTGATTTCTGGTTTTGAAAAAGGCATGGTTAACATGAAGGTTAGTGAAAAAAAAACAATTAATATCCCTGTTGCAGAAGCCTATGGCGAGGTGCAAAAAGAATTGTTCCATGAAGTAAAAAAAGACCAATTACCAAAGGAAATCACTCCAGAAGTTGGTATGGGATTATCTTCTAAAAACCCAGACGGTTCAGAAGTGAAATTTCGTATTGCCGAGGTTAATGACGACCATATTATTGTAGATGCCAACCATCCTCTAGCAGGACAAGAGTTAGTATTCGATTTAGAACTTATTGAAATAAAATAA
- the prmA gene encoding 50S ribosomal protein L11 methyltransferase translates to MSNTIYIGYEFQVKPLQPGVEILIAELGYAGFESFVETENGVSAYIQKEEWREGILNDIQILTSNEFVITYSFKDIEQVNWNAEWEKNFNPIVVDNACAVRAPFHEKFDTEYDIIIEPKMSFGTGHHETTHMMIQHILNSDLKDKSVLDMGCGTGVLAILAEMKGAKPLDAIDIDNWCYLNSLENVERNNCSHITVLEGDASLLNGKKYDVIIANINRNILLKDLGTYATCLNEKGMLLLSGFYNTDIPVIQEACEKYMLKFEEKLERNNWVSLKFLN, encoded by the coding sequence ATGTCAAATACCATATATATAGGTTACGAATTTCAAGTAAAACCTCTGCAACCAGGCGTTGAAATTCTAATTGCAGAACTAGGCTATGCAGGTTTTGAAAGTTTCGTAGAAACAGAAAATGGCGTATCGGCATACATTCAAAAAGAGGAGTGGCGTGAGGGTATTTTAAACGATATTCAAATTTTGACTTCAAATGAATTTGTCATTACCTACAGCTTCAAAGATATTGAACAAGTCAATTGGAACGCCGAGTGGGAAAAGAATTTTAATCCAATCGTGGTTGATAATGCATGCGCAGTTCGTGCGCCTTTTCATGAGAAGTTCGATACCGAATATGATATCATTATTGAACCCAAGATGAGCTTTGGTACGGGGCATCACGAAACCACTCATATGATGATTCAGCATATTTTAAATAGTGATTTAAAGGATAAATCGGTTTTGGATATGGGATGCGGTACAGGTGTTCTGGCGATACTAGCAGAGATGAAAGGCGCTAAACCACTAGATGCTATAGATATTGATAACTGGTGCTATTTAAACAGTCTTGAAAATGTAGAACGAAATAATTGCAGTCATATTACCGTTTTAGAAGGTGACGCCAGTTTGTTGAACGGGAAGAAGTACGATGTGATTATTGCGAATATCAATAGAAACATTTTACTAAAAGATTTAGGAACCTATGCGACATGCCTAAATGAAAAGGGCATGCTATTGCTTAGCGGATTCTACAATACGGACATTCCTGTTATTCAAGAGGCCTGTGAAAAATATATGTTAAAATTTGAAGAAAAATTGGAAAGAAACAATTGGGTTTCCTTAAAATTTTTAAATTAG
- the folP gene encoding dihydropteroate synthase, whose translation MTINCKGQLIDLSTPKVMGILNITPDSFYDGGVHNNEKSILTHTEKMLNEGATFIDVGAYSSKPHADQVTEGEELKRILPMVDSILREFPDALLSIDTFRSKVAAQCVEAGAALINDISAGKLDSNMLPTIANLRVPYIMMHMKGTPQTMQQHTQYDDLLKDVLFYFSERITAARSLGVIDLIVDPGFGFAKTLEQNYKLLNNAELLKILDKPLLVGISRKSMIYKTLESSAQEALNGTTVLNTVALQKGVSILRVHDVKEAVECIKLTGLLDC comes from the coding sequence ATGACCATAAATTGTAAAGGCCAGCTTATTGATTTATCTACACCAAAAGTCATGGGTATTTTGAATATTACTCCAGACTCTTTTTATGACGGAGGTGTGCATAATAATGAAAAAAGCATATTAACACATACTGAAAAGATGTTAAATGAGGGTGCGACCTTTATTGATGTAGGTGCTTATAGTTCAAAACCTCATGCAGATCAAGTTACTGAAGGTGAAGAATTGAAACGGATTCTCCCCATGGTGGATTCAATTTTAAGAGAATTCCCAGATGCCTTGCTCTCCATAGACACTTTTAGAAGCAAGGTAGCTGCACAATGTGTTGAGGCGGGCGCTGCTTTAATTAATGATATTTCTGCTGGAAAACTGGACAGCAATATGCTACCTACAATCGCCAATTTAAGAGTGCCATATATTATGATGCACATGAAAGGCACTCCGCAAACCATGCAGCAACATACACAGTATGATGATTTGTTAAAAGATGTTTTATTCTATTTTTCTGAACGGATAACTGCGGCCAGATCCTTAGGAGTTATAGATCTAATTGTAGACCCTGGCTTTGGCTTTGCTAAAACTTTAGAGCAAAATTATAAACTATTGAATAATGCTGAACTTTTAAAAATTTTAGATAAACCATTACTTGTTGGCATTTCAAGAAAATCGATGATTTATAAAACGCTTGAATCATCGGCACAAGAAGCCCTTAATGGCACTACCGTGCTGAATACTGTGGCTTTACAAAAAGGTGTTTCTATTTTACGTGTGCATGATGTTAAGGAAGCTGTAGAATGTATTAAATTGACTGGATTGTTAGATTGTTAG
- a CDS encoding BT_3928 family protein: MKYLVHISRLLVGVLFIISGLIKLNDPLGFSYKLQEYFSADVLNLPFLEPYALMIAVMLVVFEVVLGIFLIIGYRPKFTIWSLLVMIVLFTFLTFYSAYFDKVKDCGCFGDALKLTPWESFTKDVILLVLILILVIGSRYVKPYFNRLITTIIALLGFVFSLWFGYYVLMHLPAVDFRAYKIGANINEGMTVPEDAPKPEIEYYWKFNVNGEEKTITNNGPYPSVEGDFISVDTKVIKEGYQPSIVDFSIETEDENLTDQFLAEENLIIVVSYSLEKIEKEGALKLNALQKEAKKKGYKIIGLTASGEVTKQRINAAYNIDFEWYLCDEKALKTVVRSNPGILELGKGTIEQKEHWNDIDDLDL, from the coding sequence ATGAAATATTTAGTTCATATATCAAGACTGTTAGTTGGAGTTTTATTTATCATTTCCGGATTAATAAAATTGAACGACCCCCTTGGTTTTTCTTATAAACTTCAGGAATACTTTAGTGCAGATGTTTTAAATCTACCGTTCCTAGAGCCATACGCGTTGATGATAGCCGTCATGTTAGTGGTTTTTGAAGTTGTACTAGGCATATTCCTTATCATTGGCTATAGACCAAAATTTACAATTTGGAGCTTGTTGGTCATGATTGTATTATTTACGTTTTTAACCTTTTATTCAGCATATTTTGACAAGGTTAAAGATTGCGGATGCTTTGGAGATGCGCTAAAATTAACCCCTTGGGAAAGTTTTACTAAAGACGTTATCTTACTTGTATTGATTTTAATATTAGTAATTGGGAGCCGTTACGTCAAGCCTTATTTCAACAGATTGATAACTACAATTATCGCACTTTTAGGATTTGTTTTCAGTTTATGGTTTGGGTATTATGTGTTAATGCATTTGCCAGCGGTGGATTTTAGAGCTTATAAAATAGGCGCTAATATTAATGAAGGTATGACGGTTCCAGAAGATGCTCCAAAACCAGAAATAGAATATTATTGGAAATTTAACGTGAATGGTGAAGAAAAAACAATTACCAATAATGGCCCATATCCTTCGGTAGAAGGTGATTTTATAAGTGTAGATACTAAAGTAATTAAAGAAGGCTACCAGCCATCCATTGTTGATTTTTCTATAGAAACTGAAGATGAAAATCTGACAGATCAATTTTTAGCTGAGGAAAACCTGATTATCGTGGTGTCTTATAGTTTAGAGAAAATTGAAAAAGAGGGGGCTTTAAAACTAAATGCATTACAGAAAGAAGCTAAGAAAAAAGGATATAAAATCATTGGTCTAACGGCATCTGGCGAAGTCACTAAACAGCGTATAAATGCTGCTTATAATATTGATTTTGAATGGTATCTATGTGATGAAAAAGCGTTAAAAACCGTAGTGCGTTCAAATCCTGGTATTCTAGAATTGGGCAAGGGCACCATAGAACAAAAAGAGCACTGGAACGATATAGATGATTTGGACTTATAG
- a CDS encoding TlpA family protein disulfide reductase: MKKLVFLIVTLTVLLGCKKENPVQFSEAALNDPFLNLEGTEIIFKNILETHNGKTLVIDIWASWCGDCIKNLPKVKSLQNQYKEATYLFLSLDRSVEAWQKGIKKYDIKGQHYFMKSGWDGPFAEFVDLDWIPRYMVIDKEGHISLFDAVKADDKELIENINTNLKNNSLLE; encoded by the coding sequence ATGAAGAAATTAGTTTTTTTAATAGTAACGTTAACGGTGTTATTAGGCTGTAAAAAAGAGAATCCTGTTCAGTTTTCAGAAGCCGCCTTAAATGATCCTTTTCTGAATTTAGAAGGAACTGAAATCATTTTTAAGAATATTCTAGAAACTCACAATGGCAAAACTTTAGTTATCGATATTTGGGCATCGTGGTGTGGTGATTGTATAAAAAATTTACCAAAAGTAAAAAGCTTACAAAACCAATATAAAGAGGCAACGTATTTATTTTTATCTTTAGATAGAAGTGTTGAAGCTTGGCAAAAAGGTATAAAGAAATACGATATTAAAGGTCAGCACTATTTCATGAAATCGGGGTGGGATGGTCCCTTTGCAGAATTTGTGGATTTAGACTGGATACCAAGGTACATGGTTATAGACAAAGAAGGACACATTAGTTTATTTGATGCTGTAAAGGCCGATGATAAAGAATTAATAGAAAATATAAATACTAATTTAAAAAATAACTCCTTACTAGAATAA
- the tpiA gene encoding triose-phosphate isomerase gives MRKQIVAGNWKMNNDLPETQLLIDALKAKKQTSTAEVMVAPTFTNLYQVFEAFKTYAVEVIAQNMHFAENGAYTGEISAKMLKSIGIETVILGHSERRAYFNETDELLAKKVDAALANDMRIIFCFGEELADRKSNNHEAVVESQIKKALFHLDAAAFKNIVLAYEPVWAIGTGETASPEQAQDMHAFIRKTLANQYGDDVANSVSILYGGSVKPNNAKEIFSKPDVDGGLIGGAALNADDFFDIVNAF, from the coding sequence ATGAGAAAACAAATTGTTGCAGGAAATTGGAAAATGAATAACGATCTTCCAGAAACCCAATTATTAATCGATGCGTTGAAAGCGAAGAAGCAAACGTCAACGGCCGAGGTTATGGTGGCGCCAACATTTACAAACCTATACCAAGTGTTTGAAGCTTTTAAAACCTACGCTGTAGAGGTTATTGCACAAAACATGCACTTTGCAGAAAACGGTGCTTACACAGGAGAAATTAGCGCAAAGATGTTGAAAAGTATCGGTATTGAAACCGTTATTTTAGGTCATAGCGAACGCCGTGCTTATTTTAATGAAACCGATGAGTTGCTAGCTAAGAAAGTAGATGCAGCATTAGCCAATGATATGCGTATCATTTTTTGTTTTGGAGAAGAATTGGCCGATAGAAAATCTAATAATCACGAGGCCGTAGTAGAAAGCCAAATTAAAAAAGCTTTATTTCATTTAGATGCCGCAGCGTTTAAAAATATCGTATTGGCCTACGAACCGGTTTGGGCGATTGGTACCGGCGAAACAGCAAGTCCAGAGCAAGCGCAAGACATGCATGCGTTTATTAGAAAAACCTTGGCAAACCAATATGGTGACGATGTCGCAAACAGCGTATCTATTTTATATGGAGGCAGCGTTAAACCAAATAATGCCAAAGAGATTTTTTCTAAACCAGATGTAGATGGGGGTCTTATTGGTGGTGCAGCACTTAATGCCGACGATTTTTTCGACATAGTAAACGCGTTTTAA
- a CDS encoding metallophosphoesterase family protein, translating to MTKILLLSDTHSYIDDAILKYVKQVDEVWHAGDIGDLRITDAIKELKPLKAVYGNIDDTIIRQEFPEHLRFKCEEVDVWMTHIGGYPGAYNVRVRETIKLNPPKLFICGHSHILKVMPDKKLHLLHMNPGAVGKHGFHKARTMLRFTIDGEKIDNLEVIEFPK from the coding sequence ATGACCAAAATCTTATTACTCTCTGACACGCACAGCTATATAGATGATGCCATACTAAAATATGTAAAACAGGTAGATGAAGTTTGGCATGCAGGGGATATTGGTGATTTAAGAATAACCGATGCCATAAAAGAACTAAAGCCCTTAAAAGCGGTATATGGAAACATTGACGATACTATTATTAGACAAGAGTTTCCCGAACATTTAAGATTTAAGTGTGAGGAGGTTGATGTGTGGATGACCCACATTGGCGGCTACCCGGGAGCTTATAATGTGCGCGTTAGGGAAACCATTAAACTAAACCCTCCCAAACTTTTTATTTGTGGCCATTCACATATTTTAAAGGTGATGCCCGATAAAAAATTACACCTGTTACACATGAACCCTGGCGCGGTTGGTAAACACGGTTTTCACAAAGCACGTACCATGTTGCGGTTTACTATTGATGGTGAAAAAATTGATAATCTAGAAGTTATTGAGTTCCCTAAGTAA
- a CDS encoding DUF4293 domain-containing protein produces the protein MLQRIQTIYLLMAAGVSAGLIFVSYLWITNDDIKVYAFDDVLYLGLFLGSALLSLITIFMYKNRKSQFVLGRLNIILNFILLGFFVYQSLNVSGETVVSEKGIGMFLPIISIVFLALANKAIKKDEDLVKSVDRLR, from the coding sequence ATGTTACAACGTATTCAAACTATATATCTTTTAATGGCTGCAGGGGTTTCTGCGGGGCTCATTTTCGTTTCCTATCTATGGATTACAAATGATGATATAAAAGTATATGCCTTTGACGACGTTTTATATTTGGGCTTATTTTTAGGGTCTGCGCTTTTATCTTTAATTACTATATTTATGTATAAAAATAGGAAGTCTCAATTTGTTTTGGGGCGACTTAACATCATATTAAACTTTATTTTACTAGGATTTTTTGTGTATCAATCTCTAAATGTATCTGGAGAAACTGTGGTTTCTGAGAAAGGTATTGGGATGTTTCTTCCTATCATTTCTATCGTGTTTTTGGCTTTAGCCAATAAAGCCATTAAGAAGGATGAAGATCTCGTAAAATCTGTAGATCGATTGCGATAA
- the truA gene encoding tRNA pseudouridine(38-40) synthase TruA has protein sequence MRYFIELSYNGSAYHGWQNQPNAISVQELVEKDLSTLLKEAISVMGAGRTDTGVHAKQMYAHFDSNELIDEADIVFKMNSFLPKDIAIHKIFRATDDAHARFNAISRTYLYRVGLKKNAFNFNTAYYVKHPLDLSAMQVATRILFEYKDFQCFSKSKTDVKTYNCNIMKADWELVGDELHFTIQADRFLRNMVRAIVGTLINIGLKKISLEDFHAILESKDRREAGFSVPAKGLYLIDVEYPDDIKYK, from the coding sequence TTGAGGTATTTTATAGAACTTTCTTATAATGGTTCCGCCTATCACGGATGGCAAAATCAACCGAATGCTATTTCGGTTCAGGAACTGGTTGAAAAGGATCTATCAACCTTGCTGAAAGAAGCTATTTCTGTAATGGGAGCGGGGCGTACGGACACTGGCGTTCATGCCAAACAAATGTATGCGCATTTTGACAGTAATGAATTAATCGATGAAGCTGATATTGTTTTTAAAATGAACTCTTTTTTACCAAAAGACATTGCCATTCATAAAATTTTTAGAGCAACCGATGATGCCCACGCGCGGTTTAATGCGATTAGTAGAACGTATTTATACCGAGTGGGTTTAAAAAAGAATGCTTTTAATTTTAATACCGCTTATTATGTGAAGCATCCGTTAGATTTGAGTGCCATGCAAGTGGCTACAAGAATCTTATTTGAGTATAAAGATTTTCAATGCTTCTCAAAAAGTAAAACGGATGTAAAAACGTATAATTGCAATATAATGAAAGCTGATTGGGAACTGGTAGGTGATGAGCTTCATTTCACCATTCAAGCCGATCGGTTTTTACGAAATATGGTAAGAGCCATCGTGGGAACGCTCATAAATATTGGTTTGAAAAAAATCTCTTTAGAAGATTTTCATGCGATATTAGAATCTAAAGATCGGCGTGAAGCTGGATTCTCTGTGCCAGCAAAAGGCTTATATTTAATAGATGTTGAATATCCTGATGATATAAAATATAAATGA
- a CDS encoding ABC transporter permease, translating into MISYLINKITYALLTLFGVVTVIFFLFNVLPGDPAQMMLGQNEDSGQLAAVKQKYGFDKPISTQYFYYLNDLSPISLHSKKSEDYTFLRPNKYAATSLFSIGQTTLVLKFPYLRESFTKQGKKVSQVLGETLPNTFVLAVTAIVIAIVLGIVLGVISALYKDRWIDKFIQIFSTFGMSIPSFFSAILFAWFFGYVLHEYTHLEMTGSLYELDDFGNTMNIKWKNLILPAIVLGIRPLAVVIQLMRNSLLEVFNQDYIRTARAKGLNEFQIIKRHAVKNALNPVVTAISGWFASMLAGAVFVEYIFGWNGLGKEIVNALNTLDLPVIMGSVLIIALLFIIINIFVDIIYVWLDPKVKLE; encoded by the coding sequence TTGATTAGTTATCTAATAAATAAAATAACCTATGCGCTACTCACCTTATTTGGAGTGGTCACGGTCATATTCTTTTTGTTTAACGTACTTCCAGGTGATCCAGCTCAAATGATGTTAGGTCAAAATGAAGATAGTGGGCAATTGGCCGCAGTCAAACAAAAGTACGGATTTGACAAACCCATCAGCACCCAGTATTTCTATTATTTAAATGATTTATCGCCTATATCATTGCATTCAAAAAAAAGTGAAGACTATACCTTTCTGCGTCCTAATAAATACGCCGCAACAAGCTTATTTTCAATAGGTCAAACTACCCTAGTTTTGAAATTCCCTTATTTACGGGAATCTTTTACAAAACAAGGGAAAAAGGTGAGTCAGGTATTGGGCGAAACTTTACCCAATACCTTTGTTTTAGCTGTAACAGCCATTGTAATTGCTATAGTTTTAGGAATTGTTCTTGGTGTTATTTCAGCCTTGTATAAAGACCGGTGGATAGATAAGTTCATTCAAATATTCAGTACTTTCGGGATGAGTATTCCATCGTTTTTCAGCGCCATTCTTTTCGCTTGGTTTTTTGGGTATGTTCTACATGAATACACGCATTTGGAAATGACGGGCAGTTTATATGAGTTGGATGATTTTGGCAACACCATGAATATTAAATGGAAGAACCTAATACTCCCTGCTATAGTCTTAGGCATCCGGCCATTGGCTGTAGTGATCCAATTAATGCGAAATTCGCTTTTAGAAGTTTTTAATCAAGATTATATTCGTACAGCGCGAGCCAAAGGCCTTAACGAGTTTCAAATTATTAAAAGACATGCTGTTAAAAACGCCCTTAATCCTGTAGTAACTGCCATATCAGGTTGGTTTGCATCCATGTTAGCAGGTGCCGTTTTTGTAGAGTATATTTTTGGATGGAATGGTTTGGGAAAAGAAATTGTAAACGCGCTAAATACATTAGATTTGCCAGTCATTATGGGTTCGGTGCTTATTATTGCACTATTGTTCATAATTATCAATATTTTTGTAGACATTATATACGTATGGTTAGACCCTAAAGTTAAACTTGAATAG
- a CDS encoding diadenylate cyclase, with protein MEIFNDLLKFSVVDIIDVFLVALLLYYIYKLVKGTVAINIFIGIIIIYLVWKLTEFLNMELLTGIFGGFMKVGIIALIVVFQPEIRKFLLMVGSTNFNRRRKFLSQLSFLKTENSDETDVAAIISAANKMSASRTGALMVFERNNNLDFLCASGDAMNITVSQPIIESIFFKNSPLHDGAIIINNNIVKATRVILPVNNETTIPKRFGLRHRAAIGVTEKTDALALVVSEETGNISYFKDGEFIMFDDTQELAMIIKEDLS; from the coding sequence TTGGAAATCTTTAACGACCTCTTAAAATTTAGTGTAGTAGACATTATAGATGTTTTTCTGGTAGCCCTTCTACTCTATTATATTTATAAACTGGTTAAGGGTACGGTAGCCATCAACATCTTTATTGGAATAATCATTATTTATTTAGTCTGGAAGCTCACAGAGTTTCTTAACATGGAATTGCTTACTGGTATTTTTGGTGGTTTTATGAAAGTGGGAATCATTGCACTAATCGTAGTATTTCAACCTGAAATTCGAAAATTTTTACTCATGGTCGGGTCTACTAATTTTAATAGACGACGAAAATTCCTATCACAGCTCAGTTTTTTAAAAACGGAAAACAGTGATGAAACCGATGTTGCCGCTATAATATCAGCAGCCAATAAAATGTCGGCATCCAGAACGGGAGCGCTCATGGTTTTCGAGCGTAACAATAATCTGGATTTTCTGTGTGCATCTGGCGATGCTATGAACATCACCGTATCGCAACCTATTATTGAAAGTATTTTTTTCAAGAATAGTCCATTACACGACGGGGCAATCATTATAAACAATAACATTGTAAAAGCCACACGCGTTATTTTACCTGTTAATAACGAAACAACAATTCCTAAACGTTTTGGTTTAAGGCACAGGGCTGCCATTGGCGTGACGGAAAAAACAGATGCTTTGGCACTTGTTGTGAGCGAAGAAACTGGAAATATTTCGTATTTTAAGGATGGTGAGTTTATTATGTTTGATGATACTCAAGAATTGGCCATGATTATTAAAGAAGATTTATCTTGA
- a CDS encoding DUF1599 domain-containing protein, with amino-acid sequence MQNTSKQYDAVIDTCKRLFSDKMSDYGSAWRILRLPSLTDQIFIKAQRIRGLQQNEVRKVDEGQRSEFIGIINYCIMALIQLDKGVVEQPDLSTEEAIELYTEKAAITKSLMEDKNHDYGEAWRDMRVSSLTDLILQKLLRVKTIENNKGKTIVSEGIEANYQDMINYAVFALIHLNEA; translated from the coding sequence ATGCAAAATACTTCAAAACAATACGACGCCGTTATAGACACCTGTAAACGTTTATTTAGCGATAAAATGTCAGACTATGGAAGTGCGTGGAGAATATTGAGATTACCATCACTTACAGATCAAATTTTTATTAAGGCGCAACGTATTCGTGGGCTTCAGCAAAATGAGGTAAGAAAGGTAGATGAAGGCCAACGCAGTGAATTTATAGGCATTATAAACTATTGCATTATGGCACTCATACAATTGGATAAAGGTGTTGTAGAACAACCCGATTTGTCCACGGAAGAGGCTATTGAATTATATACCGAAAAAGCCGCCATTACAAAAAGCCTTATGGAAGATAAAAACCATGATTATGGTGAGGCATGGCGTGATATGAGAGTGAGTAGTTTAACCGATTTAATATTGCAAAAGTTACTAAGGGTAAAAACAATAGAAAATAATAAAGGCAAAACCATAGTGAGCGAAGGCATCGAAGCCAATTATCAGGATATGATTAATTACGCTGTATTTGCATTGATTCACTTAAATGAAGCATAA
- a CDS encoding ABC transporter ATP-binding protein — protein sequence MSKNKENIFDVKLFKRLFEYIKPYLNVFYGLIILVILLAVFSAATPYITKFAIDDSIASKEEKGFLFYILLMLGVLVLQTVFQLLFIYYAAWLGQNLVMDVRVKLFNHLLRFKMKYYDNSSVGVLITRAVTDMERIADIFGQGLFMIFRDLLTMTVVFGVMAYINWRLSLIVFVMLPLLLYATRIFQKYMKKAFEEVRTEVSNLNSFVQERLTGMKILQLFTREAIEYQNFKTINERHKKGWVKTVWYNSIFFPLADLSASITIGLVAWYGGLNVVLNGVVSEGDLIAFIMFIPMLFRPLRQIADKFNTLQMGMVAANRVFKVLDTTSQIDDTGTHKAEHFKGHIEFNHVSFSYVEDEQVLKEISFEVKPGDTVAIVGATGAGKSTIINLLNRFYEIDKGDISIDGINIKEVTLESLRTQIAVVLQDVFLFADTILNNITLNNPEVTEDTVRQAAKDIGIDEFILSLPNGYHYNVKERGVMLSSGQRQLISFLRAYVTNPSILVLDEATSSVDSYSEQLIQNATDKITKGRTSIVIAHRLATIKKADNIIVMDSGYIVEQGTHRELLQKENGYYRNLYEVQFIKEEEIV from the coding sequence ATGAGCAAAAACAAGGAAAACATATTTGATGTTAAACTATTCAAAAGATTGTTTGAATACATAAAACCGTATTTAAATGTGTTTTATGGTTTAATAATACTGGTGATTTTGTTGGCAGTTTTTAGTGCGGCTACTCCGTATATTACCAAGTTTGCCATTGATGATAGTATCGCCAGTAAAGAAGAAAAAGGATTCCTTTTTTACATACTCCTTATGTTAGGCGTGCTTGTTCTACAAACCGTTTTTCAGTTGCTATTTATTTATTATGCGGCATGGTTGGGACAGAATTTAGTTATGGATGTTCGTGTAAAACTTTTTAATCACTTACTTCGTTTTAAAATGAAGTATTATGATAATTCTTCGGTTGGCGTCCTTATCACGCGGGCGGTGACAGATATGGAGCGGATTGCCGATATTTTTGGACAAGGGCTATTCATGATATTTAGAGACTTACTTACTATGACTGTGGTGTTTGGGGTCATGGCTTATATTAATTGGCGCTTGAGTCTTATTGTCTTCGTGATGTTACCCTTGCTTTTATATGCGACTCGAATCTTTCAGAAGTATATGAAAAAGGCTTTTGAAGAAGTACGGACCGAAGTGTCAAACCTTAATTCGTTTGTTCAAGAACGATTAACAGGTATGAAAATTTTGCAGCTGTTTACTCGAGAGGCTATTGAATATCAGAATTTTAAAACTATTAATGAACGTCATAAAAAAGGCTGGGTCAAAACGGTTTGGTACAATTCCATATTTTTCCCATTGGCCGATTTATCAGCATCCATCACTATAGGTTTGGTAGCTTGGTATGGAGGTTTAAACGTCGTGCTTAATGGTGTGGTTTCAGAAGGGGATCTCATTGCGTTTATCATGTTTATTCCCATGTTGTTTAGACCGCTAAGGCAAATTGCGGATAAATTTAATACACTACAAATGGGTATGGTTGCTGCAAACCGTGTCTTTAAAGTTTTGGACACAACATCGCAAATTGATGATACGGGCACTCATAAAGCAGAGCATTTTAAAGGTCATATAGAATTTAATCACGTGTCTTTCAGCTATGTGGAGGATGAACAGGTTTTAAAGGAGATTTCTTTTGAAGTGAAACCTGGAGATACAGTCGCCATTGTTGGTGCAACTGGAGCAGGAAAATCGACTATTATCAATTTATTAAATCGTTTTTATGAAATTGATAAAGGTGATATATCTATAGATGGCATTAACATTAAAGAGGTTACTTTAGAATCGTTGCGTACGCAAATAGCCGTGGTACTGCAAGATGTGTTTTTGTTTGCTGATACCATTTTAAACAACATCACATTGAATAATCCTGAAGTCACCGAAGATACAGTGCGTCAGGCAGCAAAGGACATCGGGATTGACGAATTCATTTTAAGTCTTCCAAATGGCTATCACTACAATGTAAAAGAGCGTGGGGTTATGTTATCGTCAGGGCAACGACAACTTATATCTTTTTTAAGGGCTTATGTCACTAATCCCAGTATTCTGGTCTTAGATGAAGCAACCTCTTCCGTGGATTCTTATTCTGAACAACTTATCCAAAATGCTACAGATAAGATTACGAAAGGGCGAACCTCTATTGTCATCGCACACCGTCTAGCCACCATTAAGAAGGCAGATAATATTATTGTTATGGATTCCGGATATATTGTTGAGCAAGGTACGCATCGTGAACTTCTGCAAAAGGAAAATGGGTATTATAGGAATTTATATGAAGTACAATTTATTAAAGAAGAAGAAATTGTTTAA